The Brevibacillus brevis genome contains a region encoding:
- a CDS encoding 3-oxoacyl-ACP synthase produces MNHLEANTIHEQTIGVEATSVFFPEGIETAERLAEKTGIPTRVIIEKFGLYQKHVADDTLHASDLAVLAAQQLTSSVIDPSEIDVIIYFGSPHKDYYVWSSAPKITYELKATNAYGFEMMNVSSCFPIALKVAKDMLTADASIENILLVAGCKESQIVDYDNPRSRFMFNFADGGTAALVKRGATKSRILHSCVITDGSFHDDIRVPAGGSKHKPSHETVENRLHFIDVPNPSDMKERLDPISIPNFVHVVEQALAKSNRSLGDLKLLLPLHTKRSMFMELLERLQLSEEQAVYLDHYGHLSALDPCIGLHVAQQEGRLAPGDIVVAVSAGTGYTWAATVLEWLAESQ; encoded by the coding sequence ATGAATCATCTTGAAGCGAATACGATCCACGAACAGACCATCGGAGTGGAAGCGACATCCGTTTTTTTTCCAGAGGGAATAGAAACAGCTGAACGATTGGCTGAAAAGACTGGAATCCCCACGCGAGTTATTATCGAAAAATTCGGTCTATATCAAAAGCATGTCGCAGATGACACCCTTCATGCATCAGACCTCGCTGTGCTCGCTGCCCAACAGCTGACCAGCTCAGTGATCGATCCATCTGAGATTGACGTCATTATTTACTTCGGCAGTCCGCACAAAGATTACTATGTATGGTCCAGCGCACCGAAGATTACATACGAACTAAAAGCGACAAACGCATACGGATTCGAGATGATGAATGTCAGCTCGTGCTTTCCAATCGCCTTGAAGGTCGCAAAAGATATGCTGACGGCAGATGCATCCATTGAAAACATCCTGCTGGTTGCTGGCTGTAAAGAATCACAAATCGTCGATTACGATAATCCTCGCTCGCGCTTCATGTTTAATTTTGCAGATGGGGGGACAGCAGCTCTCGTAAAGCGTGGTGCTACAAAGAGCAGAATTCTCCACAGCTGTGTCATTACCGATGGTTCTTTTCACGATGATATAAGGGTACCCGCAGGCGGCTCGAAGCACAAACCTAGTCATGAAACAGTGGAAAACAGACTCCACTTCATCGATGTACCGAATCCGAGCGACATGAAAGAACGACTGGATCCCATCTCGATACCGAACTTTGTCCATGTGGTAGAGCAGGCATTGGCAAAAAGCAATCGTTCCTTGGGGGATTTGAAACTGCTGCTTCCTTTGCACACAAAGCGTTCGATGTTCATGGAGCTGCTGGAACGTTTGCAGCTGAGCGAGGAGCAGGCCGTCTATCTCGATCATTACGGGCATTTGTCTGCACTCGATCCGTGTATTGGACTGCATGTCGCACAGCAAGAGGGACGTCTTGCCCCAGGGGATATTGTCGTAGCTGTCAGTGCTGGAACTGGGTATACGTGGGCTGCAACCGTACTGGAATGGTTAGCCGAATCGCAATGA
- a CDS encoding MaoC family dehydratase: protein MGRFAIGEQASFSRTITETDIVLFAGMSGDYNPVHIDQQYAKDTRFGQRISHGLLTASMLSRLLGMQLPGIGSIYKDQTIQFTAPVLIGDTITATATVLEYQEERGIIRLLTECTNQHGKVVLTGTATMLVPKEGAKV from the coding sequence ATGGGCAGATTTGCAATTGGGGAGCAAGCATCATTTAGCAGAACCATTACCGAAACAGATATCGTCCTGTTTGCGGGAATGAGTGGGGATTACAATCCCGTGCACATCGACCAGCAGTACGCAAAAGACACGCGGTTCGGCCAACGTATCTCACATGGACTGTTGACGGCGAGCATGTTATCCAGATTGCTCGGGATGCAGCTGCCTGGCATCGGTTCCATTTACAAAGACCAGACCATTCAGTTTACGGCTCCGGTACTGATCGGAGACACGATCACTGCAACCGCCACCGTACTGGAATATCAGGAAGAGCGGGGCATCATCCGCTTGCTTACGGAATGCACGAATCAGCATGGAAAAGTAGTTCTGACTGGAACAGCGACGATGCTCGTACCGAAGGAAGGAGCGAAAGTATGA
- a CDS encoding o-succinylbenzoate--CoA ligase, translated as MHGIAYWIEKRARITPTRIAVIANDQSLTYQQMNEQLQRLANYLRHELQVKKGDRIGILSQNSLEYVLLLFAIAKLGAIAVPFNIRLTPAELDYQFEDSGIRVLCAQPEFAATIELIKGKASVEHIIWLEPGELPWSQYGPNESSQHSRNGADDGSGEDPYIICYTSGTTGKPKGAVLTQENMFWNSVHNVAALDLTSEDCSIVLLPLFHIGGIGLFAFPTWLAGGRVVVAGKFEPDKAIQLIEAHQVTIVMGVPAIHEAIRQSPLFATTSFNSVRWFYNGGAPCPMELIQHFQERGLPFGQGYGLTETSPTVFMIAKEDAKRKAGSIGKPVMFCEVRLISDDGKDVGQGEIGELLVKGPNVMKEYWNRPEETAKTIREGWLYTGDLARFDEEGFAYIVGRRKDMIISGGENIYPLELEQVIGELDGVQEAAVVGVPDEKWGEVAKAFIVPKAGAVLTEAYIKAHCEQRLAKYKIPKSFVFLTELPRNATGKIVKQALTRLKTDSITQ; from the coding sequence ATGCACGGAATTGCTTATTGGATTGAAAAGCGAGCCCGAATCACTCCGACGCGGATCGCAGTGATTGCCAACGATCAATCACTTACTTATCAGCAAATGAATGAACAGCTCCAACGTCTTGCCAACTATTTACGACATGAGCTGCAGGTCAAAAAGGGGGACCGGATCGGCATTTTGTCCCAAAACAGTTTGGAGTATGTGCTCTTGCTGTTTGCCATCGCCAAACTCGGTGCGATTGCCGTCCCCTTTAATATTCGGTTGACCCCTGCAGAATTAGACTATCAGTTTGAGGATAGTGGTATCCGCGTGTTATGTGCCCAGCCCGAGTTCGCTGCCACCATTGAGCTAATCAAAGGGAAGGCCAGTGTTGAGCATATAATATGGCTGGAACCGGGCGAACTCCCTTGGAGCCAGTATGGTCCGAACGAGTCATCCCAGCACAGTAGGAACGGAGCAGATGATGGCAGTGGAGAAGATCCATACATCATTTGCTATACATCAGGAACGACAGGAAAGCCTAAGGGAGCAGTGCTCACTCAAGAAAATATGTTCTGGAACTCCGTACACAATGTAGCCGCGCTTGATCTCACCTCAGAAGACTGCTCGATTGTCTTGTTGCCACTCTTTCATATCGGGGGAATCGGACTGTTTGCCTTCCCTACATGGCTTGCTGGCGGGCGTGTCGTTGTCGCCGGGAAGTTCGAACCTGATAAAGCGATTCAACTAATCGAAGCACACCAAGTCACCATTGTGATGGGTGTGCCCGCCATCCATGAAGCCATTCGTCAAAGTCCCTTGTTTGCTACCACATCATTCAATTCCGTCCGTTGGTTTTACAACGGCGGCGCTCCATGCCCCATGGAACTCATCCAGCATTTTCAGGAGCGGGGCCTCCCTTTTGGACAAGGATACGGCCTGACAGAAACATCCCCCACCGTGTTTATGATTGCGAAGGAAGATGCAAAAAGAAAAGCAGGCTCAATCGGCAAGCCCGTCATGTTTTGTGAAGTCCGCCTGATCTCGGATGACGGAAAAGATGTGGGTCAAGGCGAAATCGGAGAACTGCTCGTCAAAGGTCCCAATGTGATGAAGGAATACTGGAACAGACCAGAAGAAACAGCCAAGACCATCCGGGAAGGGTGGTTGTACACAGGGGATTTGGCTCGTTTTGATGAAGAAGGGTTCGCCTATATCGTAGGAAGGCGCAAAGACATGATTATCTCAGGCGGAGAGAACATTTATCCGCTGGAGCTGGAACAGGTCATCGGCGAGCTGGATGGCGTTCAGGAAGCCGCAGTCGTCGGTGTACCCGATGAAAAATGGGGAGAAGTCGCGAAGGCTTTTATCGTGCCCAAAGCAGGAGCAGTCCTCACGGAGGCATACATCAAAGCCCACTGTGAGCAAAGATTGGCGAAGTATAAAATCCCGAAGTCATTCGTATTTCTGACCGAGCTGCCACGCAATGCAACAGGCAAAATCGTCAAGCAAGCATTGACCAGATTGAAGACCGATTCCATTACACAATGA
- a CDS encoding TetR/AcrR family transcriptional regulator, which translates to MSENSLPTPVLTKKGQETRKKILDAAEHVFGELGYYDASIVLITQHAQVSQGTFYNYFESKKAIYDELIRQLSRELRSTIKEAIMGAPTQEENLRLGFLAFFRWIKHHRNMYSIIQQAALVDQELYRWYYAKLAAGYVRSLKKAMNEGAFREMDHETLAYCLMSIGQFIGMRWVYWENEDVPDEVLETAMSMIMKGIAAKP; encoded by the coding sequence GTGTCAGAAAATAGTCTGCCTACCCCTGTTTTGACCAAAAAAGGACAGGAAACCCGCAAAAAAATACTGGATGCCGCAGAGCATGTGTTTGGCGAGCTGGGTTATTATGATGCATCTATCGTCTTGATCACGCAGCATGCACAGGTGTCCCAAGGAACGTTTTACAATTATTTCGAGTCCAAGAAAGCGATTTATGATGAATTGATCAGGCAGCTGAGTAGAGAGCTACGTTCGACGATCAAAGAAGCGATCATGGGAGCACCCACGCAAGAAGAGAATTTGCGACTGGGATTTCTGGCCTTTTTTCGTTGGATCAAGCATCATCGCAACATGTACAGCATTATTCAACAGGCTGCACTCGTCGATCAGGAGCTGTATCGCTGGTATTACGCCAAACTGGCAGCGGGGTACGTACGAAGTCTGAAGAAAGCCATGAACGAAGGGGCGTTTCGAGAGATGGATCATGAGACGCTGGCTTACTGTCTCATGTCGATCGGACAATTCATCGGGATGCGGTGGGTGTACTGGGAAAATGAAGACGTTCCTGATGAGGTGTTAGAAACAGCCATGTCGATGATTATGAAAGGGATTGCTGCCAAGCCGTAA
- a CDS encoding C40 family peptidase, with translation MTKRDWVMKSTVAVMLSTSLLMGGQVGEVAAKTQDSKQSEIANVATSLIGKDYQYKAKGPKQFGSAELATYAYKQVGISIGSTISSLYKTGKKVSEKSVEPGDLVFFASSGSGSPTFMGIYIGGDQFVYSSQGEDEVVLKTYSEYSNKFVGARRIIEETDSSETSPSKPEPPVSNIADQVIKNGEKYLGTKYKYGSSSSTTKTFDCSSFTQRVFKEAGITLPRDSRQQSTVGKTVSKNDLQKGDLVFMKASVNSSSDRITHVAIYVGNGKILHTYGSPGVTYSKYDGTNWEKRVVKAKRVL, from the coding sequence GTGACGAAACGAGATTGGGTAATGAAGTCAACAGTAGCAGTCATGCTGAGTACGTCCCTGTTAATGGGTGGTCAAGTTGGAGAAGTGGCCGCTAAGACACAAGATTCAAAACAGTCAGAGATTGCAAATGTTGCTACTTCTTTGATTGGGAAGGATTACCAGTACAAAGCAAAGGGACCGAAGCAATTCGGATCTGCGGAGCTGGCTACGTATGCGTACAAACAAGTAGGGATTTCCATTGGGAGCACAATCTCTAGCCTGTACAAGACTGGGAAGAAAGTATCCGAAAAAAGCGTGGAGCCAGGGGATTTGGTGTTCTTTGCCTCCAGCGGAAGCGGCAGCCCAACTTTTATGGGAATATACATAGGCGGTGACCAATTCGTCTATTCTTCGCAAGGGGAAGACGAGGTAGTTTTAAAAACATATTCGGAGTACAGTAACAAATTTGTAGGGGCTCGTCGTATTATTGAGGAAACAGACTCTTCCGAGACTTCTCCTAGCAAGCCAGAACCGCCAGTAAGCAATATTGCCGACCAAGTGATCAAAAATGGCGAAAAGTATTTGGGCACAAAGTACAAATACGGTTCCAGCAGCAGCACAACCAAAACGTTCGACTGCTCTTCCTTTACACAACGTGTGTTTAAAGAAGCGGGCATTACACTGCCGCGCGATTCCCGCCAGCAATCTACTGTAGGGAAAACCGTTTCCAAAAATGATCTGCAAAAAGGCGATCTGGTTTTCATGAAGGCATCTGTCAACAGCTCTTCTGACCGAATCACACACGTTGCGATTTACGTGGGTAACGGGAAAATTTTGCACACGTATGGCAGTCCGGGCGTGACTTACTCCAAGTATGATGGGACAAACTGGGAAAAGCGTGTGGTAAAAGCCAAGCGCGTTCTTTAA
- a CDS encoding fumarylacetoacetate hydrolase family protein, which produces MESVKNIYCIGRNYRLHAAELGNDVPTKPMIFDKPTHALALANGEAIELPASRGELHYEAELVIHIARPYEAGATLDEMIDKIALGIDFTLRDVQSELKKAGHPWLLAKGFKNSAILTSFHPFPGIHELYQTDFSLLKNGEQVQRGNLRDVIFDLETMIAYISEHLGLDQGDIIYTGTPAGVGPVTDGDVLTLKWGEETWGQFTAKMK; this is translated from the coding sequence ATGGAGTCAGTCAAAAATATTTACTGTATCGGTCGCAACTATCGATTGCATGCCGCGGAGTTGGGGAACGATGTGCCAACCAAGCCAATGATTTTTGATAAGCCAACACATGCGCTTGCATTGGCAAATGGAGAGGCCATTGAGCTTCCGGCATCTCGTGGAGAGCTCCATTATGAGGCGGAGCTTGTGATTCACATCGCGAGACCGTATGAGGCTGGAGCTACACTTGATGAGATGATTGATAAAATAGCACTCGGGATCGACTTTACTTTACGGGATGTTCAGAGCGAGCTGAAGAAAGCTGGGCATCCATGGTTGTTGGCAAAAGGGTTTAAAAATTCAGCTATTTTGACGTCTTTTCATCCTTTCCCTGGTATTCATGAGCTCTACCAAACTGATTTCTCCTTGTTGAAAAATGGAGAGCAAGTACAACGCGGCAATTTGCGTGATGTGATATTTGATTTGGAAACGATGATTGCCTATATTTCCGAGCATCTCGGACTAGATCAAGGGGATATCATTTACACAGGTACGCCAGCGGGGGTTGGACCTGTTACGGATGGAGATGTCCTCACTCTCAAGTGGGGAGAAGAGACTTGGGGGCAGTTTACGGCTAAAATGAAATAA
- a CDS encoding VanW family protein has product MKKVRHWPISMATVALVFSLGMNYAPERAMALQVDPLSPAIELQEKLQEKYVDKMDLKEEEVLGFYYSSMKDSTDARKHNIKQALSKIHNEKIKPQEVFSFNEVVGNSNLPEDGWQKAGVIQNGQLVDDYGGGICQVSSTLYNAAAEAGMTMVERHNHSKSVGYVPVGQDATVAYGYMDFKFTNLNDFPVKIKAKSYDDEHVVIAIIRA; this is encoded by the coding sequence ATGAAAAAAGTTCGGCATTGGCCGATCAGTATGGCAACAGTGGCTCTCGTGTTCTCGCTCGGTATGAACTACGCGCCTGAGCGTGCAATGGCATTACAAGTGGATCCGTTATCTCCTGCTATCGAGTTGCAGGAAAAGCTACAGGAAAAGTATGTGGACAAGATGGACCTCAAGGAAGAGGAGGTTCTCGGCTTTTATTACTCATCGATGAAAGATAGCACAGATGCGCGTAAGCATAATATCAAGCAAGCATTGAGCAAGATTCATAATGAAAAAATCAAGCCGCAAGAGGTTTTCTCATTCAATGAGGTAGTGGGCAATTCGAACTTGCCAGAGGATGGTTGGCAAAAGGCCGGGGTTATTCAGAACGGCCAGCTCGTCGATGACTATGGAGGCGGGATTTGTCAGGTTTCCAGTACGCTTTACAATGCAGCTGCGGAAGCGGGCATGACCATGGTGGAGCGACATAACCACAGCAAATCTGTGGGATACGTGCCAGTGGGGCAAGATGCCACAGTAGCGTATGGCTATATGGATTTTAAATTTACCAACCTGAATGATTTCCCTGTGAAAATCAAAGCAAAATCATATGATGACGAACATGTTGTAATTGCGATTATACGTGCGTAG
- a CDS encoding NAD(P)/FAD-dependent oxidoreductase: protein MGEQLELFDVTIIGGGPAGMYAAFYSGMRDMKTKLIEAKEELGGRMLIYPEKMIWDVGGVPPQLCEKLIANLVAQAKTFDPTIVLGEAIIGLEPQEDGTYILVAKSGRRHWTRTIILALGRGILKMAKLEIEGAERYEVTNLHYTVQELEPFRGKRVLISGGGDSAVDWANELVQIAASVTVVHRRDVFGGHERNVKRMKESSAIVRTPYAVTQLQSSDKETIDKVTIRHLETDETEQIDVDAIIVNHGLKADFTGIKEWGLDMDEWNVFVSPRLATNLPGIFAAGDFASFDSKITLIAGAFTDAAVAVNSAKLHIDPVADRMAYVSSHNQRFKEKNKALGVIDEDDE from the coding sequence GTGGGAGAACAGTTGGAGCTGTTTGATGTAACCATTATTGGCGGTGGTCCTGCAGGGATGTACGCTGCCTTTTATAGCGGAATGCGTGATATGAAGACGAAACTCATTGAAGCGAAAGAAGAGCTCGGTGGACGAATGTTGATCTATCCAGAAAAAATGATCTGGGATGTAGGCGGTGTGCCACCACAGCTATGCGAAAAGCTGATTGCCAATCTGGTGGCGCAAGCGAAGACATTTGATCCCACCATCGTCCTGGGCGAGGCGATCATTGGACTAGAGCCACAAGAAGATGGAACGTACATACTCGTTGCAAAATCGGGGAGACGGCATTGGACCCGCACGATCATACTGGCTTTGGGTCGAGGTATTTTGAAAATGGCAAAGCTGGAGATCGAAGGAGCCGAGCGCTACGAGGTGACAAATCTTCATTATACAGTGCAGGAACTGGAGCCATTCCGTGGTAAGCGCGTTCTCATCTCAGGGGGCGGCGACTCCGCGGTCGATTGGGCAAATGAACTGGTGCAAATCGCAGCGTCCGTAACCGTTGTGCATCGCCGTGATGTATTTGGTGGACATGAGCGGAATGTGAAGCGCATGAAAGAGTCCTCTGCGATCGTTCGCACCCCGTATGCGGTCACGCAATTGCAAAGCTCAGACAAAGAAACCATTGATAAAGTGACGATACGTCATCTGGAGACAGACGAGACGGAACAAATCGATGTAGACGCCATCATCGTCAATCACGGATTGAAGGCCGACTTCACCGGGATTAAAGAGTGGGGCTTGGACATGGATGAGTGGAACGTGTTTGTTAGTCCTCGTCTGGCAACGAATCTGCCAGGGATTTTTGCGGCGGGAGATTTTGCGAGCTTTGACAGCAAGATTACGCTGATTGCCGGAGCATTCACAGATGCGGCTGTGGCCGTAAATAGTGCGAAATTGCATATAGACCCGGTAGCAGATCGGATGGCGTACGTTTCGTCCCATAACCAGCGCTTTAAAGAAAAGAATAAAGCCCTCGGGGTTATCGATGAGGATGACGAGTAG
- a CDS encoding C40 family peptidase — translation MKKTSRLLTFLALFTLLPTAAHASSSAYVVSAGDTLSKIAREHQVTVDQIIQWNELNDDRLSIGQTLSIHGANTSDSVAPDIPSDVAVDQNDNATTEPKELTAGEKARVSGDVLNVRKKPSTDAKVLGKLRFGSIVEVVETGSEWTKIEFEDREAYVATEFLSPNLTSTVSLPAEVNAEDLGRMKDIFEPLLNTPYVLGGTTPNGFDCSGFTSYVFEQLGVTLPRTSEDQFRGGQEVSLDQAQPGDLLFYDSLGKGRVSHVAIYLGNGTIVHANGEDVRYGKVEYMHKLYPFYGVKRYANFQ, via the coding sequence ATGAAAAAGACTTCGAGGCTACTCACCTTCCTCGCCCTCTTCACTCTGCTGCCTACTGCTGCCCATGCTTCCTCATCGGCATATGTGGTATCAGCAGGTGATACGTTGAGCAAGATCGCACGCGAGCATCAGGTAACAGTGGATCAAATCATTCAATGGAACGAATTGAATGATGACAGATTGTCGATTGGACAGACTTTGTCTATTCATGGGGCAAACACTTCTGACTCTGTTGCGCCTGACATTCCTTCCGATGTAGCTGTCGATCAGAATGATAACGCTACCACTGAGCCTAAAGAACTAACGGCTGGAGAAAAAGCCCGCGTCTCTGGCGACGTGCTGAATGTGCGTAAAAAACCATCGACTGACGCAAAAGTTTTAGGCAAGCTAAGATTCGGTTCCATTGTAGAAGTCGTAGAAACGGGTAGTGAATGGACGAAAATCGAATTCGAAGATCGTGAAGCATACGTTGCTACAGAGTTCCTAAGTCCAAATCTCACTTCTACCGTTTCGCTGCCTGCCGAAGTAAATGCAGAAGATCTGGGTCGAATGAAGGACATTTTTGAGCCATTGCTCAATACACCATACGTCTTAGGCGGAACTACTCCGAATGGCTTTGATTGTAGTGGCTTTACTTCATACGTTTTTGAACAGCTTGGGGTTACACTTCCACGCACTTCTGAAGATCAATTCCGTGGCGGTCAAGAAGTATCACTGGATCAAGCACAGCCTGGTGACCTCTTGTTCTACGATTCGCTTGGAAAAGGACGCGTGTCCCACGTAGCGATCTATTTGGGTAATGGAACGATCGTGCATGCGAATGGCGAAGATGTTCGCTATGGCAAAGTCGAGTACATGCACAAACTCTACCCGTTTTACGGCGTGAAGCGTTACGCTAATTTCCAGTAA